One stretch of Xiphophorus hellerii strain 12219 chromosome 21, Xiphophorus_hellerii-4.1, whole genome shotgun sequence DNA includes these proteins:
- the tmem200ca gene encoding uncharacterized protein tmem200ca → MQLMKMTMMKMRSHQHPVGGSSLSLCWRSRGGGVSLCSSSRRSRRRRWRRWRHSRDAAAGAEPCSSRSSSSGLLRINARRQDSLRSKPHRSHQHKKKSKNKRRSEVVVVKGKLKLCSISGLVAVLGILVLMVGVLMAALGYWPRDGLFFSSQPQEGATMALMSFSSPAPALVEDQEPGWAESDGGDRTNGRGNGFNQSEAVNGTSRDVSKGFLEDFLDRYLYSDRLKVFGPLIMGIGIFLFICANAVLHENRDKKTKVINLRDIYSTVIDLHSVRKPHPSSSGSAHQPLANPLNGLINYVQAKSLDSKSQMCPAALLSRQPASSRSCSDGGGGGGVFSVCQEHQPAPPPSSSNRHSLPLTSDPCWTSHHKDTRSSFTLPRPRQRSPGARRRHSFWARSSGQEEEQKEEEMQPPPLCASTPPPHQFSEALLLLSSSSLSSLSHLLSSSSTPAPPCRRRSLPTATFNAAYCKLTQGEDESFEWSSSHKATPEAAARPSQPETP, encoded by the exons ATGCAGCTGATGAAGATGACGATGATGAAGATGAGGTCTCATCAGCATCCTG TGGGAGGATCCAGCCTGTCCCTCtgctggaggagcagaggaggaggtgtgagtctctgcagcagcagcaggaggagcagacggaggaggtggaggaggtggaggcaTTCCAGAGacgcagcagcaggagcagagcCATGCAGCAGCCGCAGCTCCAGCA GCGGTCTGCTGAGGATCAACGCGCGGCGACAGGACTCTCTGAGGTCCAAACCACACAGATCCCACCAGCACAAGAAGAAGAGCAAGAACAAAAG ACGCAGCGAGGTGGTGGTGGTCAAGGGGAAGCTGAAGCTGTGCTCCATCTCGGGTCTGGTGGCCGTTCTGGGGatcctggttctgatggtcGGGGTTCTGATGGCGGCTCTGGGCTACTGGCCTCGGGACGGACTGTTCTTCAGCTCCCAGCCACAGGAGGGCGCCACTATGGCCTTGATGTCCTTCAGTAGTCCAGCACCAGCACTTGTTGAAGACCAG GAACCCGGGTGGGCGGAGTCAGACGGAGGAGACAGAACCAATGGCAGAGGAAATggcttcaaccaatcagaggctgTCAACGGGACCTCTCGAGATGTTTCAAAAGGATTTCTGGAAGACTTCCTGGACAG GTATCTGTACTCCGATAGGCTGAAGGTCTTCGGCCCGCTCATCATGGGGATTGGcatcttcctcttcatctgTGCCAACGCCGTCCTGCATGAGAACCGGGACAAGAAGACGAAGGTCATCAACCTGCGGGACATCTACTCCACCGTCATCGACCTCCACAGCGTCCGGAAGCCCCACCCTTCTTCCTCTGGCTCCGCCCACCAGCCGTTAGCCAATCCGCTCAATGGACTCATCAACTATGTCCAGGCCAAGAGTCTGGACTCAAAGTCCCAGATGTGTCCCGCCGCCCTGTTGTCAAGGCAACCAGCCAGTAGCAGGAGCTGCAGtgacggaggaggaggaggaggagtctTCAGTGTCTGCCAGGAGCATCAGCCTgcacctcctccctcctcctccaacAGACACTCCCTgcccctgacctctgacccctgctGGACCTCCCACCACAAAGACACGCGGAGCTCCTTCACGTTGCCCCGGCCCCGCCAGCGCTCCCCCGGCGCCCGCAGGAGACACTCCTTCTGGGCCAGGAGCAGCGgccaggaggaggagcagaaggaggaggagatgcaGCCGCCGCCTCTGTGTGCCTCCACTCCTCCGCCTCACCAATTCTCCGAGGCTCtgctcctcctctcctcttcctcgctctCCTCCCTGTCccacctcctctcctcctcctccactccAGCCCCACCCTGCAGGAGGCGGAGCCTTCCGACCGCCACCTTTAACGCGGCCTACTGCAAGCTGACGCAAGGAGAGGACGAGTCCTTCGAGTGGTCTTCATCACACAAGGCGACCCCAGAGGCGGCGGCTCGGCCCTCACAACCAGAGACACCCTGA